One Triticum dicoccoides isolate Atlit2015 ecotype Zavitan chromosome 5B, WEW_v2.0, whole genome shotgun sequence genomic window carries:
- the LOC119306559 gene encoding uncharacterized protein LOC119306559, which yields MKSSTLVAILVLQTVMVMGILSQAAAKDNFPKCCDNCNSWSGYQFCDDVGPRCRRGCANCQVVQTSPVKTIRCGDGRPVFDGRDTPTPCPPPCKKH from the exons ATGAAGAGCAGCACGCTGGTGGCGATCCTAGTCCTCCAGACCGTCATGGTCATGGGAATCCTCTCACAGGCCGCCGCCAAAG ATAATTTCCCCAAGTGCTGCGACAACTGCAACTCCTGGTCGGGGTACCAGTTCTGTGACGACGTCGGCCCCAGGTGCCGCCGCGGCTGCGCCAACTGCCAGGTGGTGCAGACGAGCCCCGTGAAGACGATCCGGTGCGGAGATGGACGCCCCGTCTTCGACGGGCGCGACACGCCCACGCCCTGCCCGCCGCCGTGCAAAAAGCACTGA
- the LOC119312428 gene encoding uncharacterized protein LOC119312428 encodes MKSSTLVAILVLQAVMVMGILAHSQAADTDDDFPKCCDHCNSWSGAQFCDDVGPKCRDGCVNCRVVQTRPVKTFRCGDGRSAYPYIPARRRAKRTDRSTSSHSEIDVGPESSSTYKIKKAPMRCAEPLWLYMHVCRLRPATTVVVLSTLRDTTYS; translated from the exons ATGAAGAGTAGCACGCTGGTGGCGATCCTGGTCCTCCAGGCCGTCATGGTCATGGGGATCCTCGCACACTCACAGGCAGCGGACACGGACG ACGATTTCCCCAAGTGCTGCGACCACTGCAACTCCTGGTCGGGGGCCCAGTTCTGCGACGACGTCGGCCCCAAGTGCCGCGACGGCTGCGTCAACTGCCGCGTGGTGCAGACCCGCCCCGTGAAGACATTCCGGTGTGGAGATGGACGCTCCGCCTACCCATACATCCCTGCCCGCCGCCGTGCAAAAAGAACTGATCGCTCCACCTCATCACACAGTGAGATCGATGTCGGGCCGGAAAGTAGTAGTACGTATAAAATAAAAAAGGCTCCGATGAGATGCGCAGAGCCGTTGTGGTTGTACATGCATGTCTGTCGCCTACGCCCAGCAACAACTGTCGTCGTTCTCTCTACTTTGAGAGATACAACATATAGTTGA
- the LOC119312427 gene encoding uncharacterized protein LOC119312427, with the protein MDGLGNSALNASEAVMKRPRSVASRRPRPKEQLASEYKDISCAPSRSISPEDEAAAEASGQRRKELYLNGPEGRGSTHHRNALSKKIKKEEGSAGDNDIGHNRSSKPNDAKHITHGVLALASSRNSGSTDASQLSSRDTPVPVENRVRKVKLKVSGLNRIIPKQEPVDVGMPGTSDVSFHRQKQKDSGEQKHHSTRKVSHGNHVDGKRGDKHDISPSSDLVRKSKRVPKKRTLDSDDEDGELLYLEKLKVAKAAPEQHMATDQPLAYGYGEDGLRKKLSKVSKNKSTPYEVDNDFTMSQFSRDVRKKVKLEDTSDFIVEEEFGLDVSDRLIEADSPSGVKIEAPGLTTRQRALQGRGGHGESMIEFPDGLPAAPSSRRQKDKLSDVEIQAKKAEVAQRRKMQVEKAEREQQAEAMRKILGIDTEKKKEEKKQKEREDKEKQAKFEEYKRSCIQCVMRPEGTVVTFPDTMGLPSIFNSKPISYPPPREKCAGPSCPNPYKYRDSKTKLPLCSLECYKAVQGGAGTMAC; encoded by the exons ATGGATGGGCTCGGGAACTCTGCGCTGAACGCCTCAGAAGCGGTGATGAAGAGGCCCAGGAGCGTGGCGTCCAGGAGGCCGAGGCCCAAGGAGCAGCTCGCTTCCGAGTACAAGGACATATCGTGCGCGCCTTCGCGGAGcatttcccccgaagacgaggccgCTGCCGAGGCCAGCGGTCAACGGCGGAAGGAGCTGTACCTCAACGGGCCTGAAGGTAGGGGCTCCACCCACCATAGGAATGCCCTGTCCAAGAAGATAAAGAAAGAGGAGGGATCTGCAGGGGATAATGATATTGGCCACAATCGGAGCAGCAAGCCCAACGATGCCAAGCATATTACTCATGGTGTTCTTGCACTGGCCTCCTCAAGAAACTCTGGATCCACTGACGCCTCGCAGTTGTCCTCAAGGGACACCCCTGTGCCAGTGGAAAATAGGGTGAGAAAAGTTAAGCTCAAGGTTAGCGGACTTAACCGAATCATACCAAAACAAGAGCCTGTTGACGTTGGCATGCCTGGCACATCGGATGTCTCTTTCCATCGCCAAAAGCAGAAG GATTCTGGTGAGCAGAAACATCACAGCACAAGAAAGGTTAGTCATGGTAATCACGTTGATGGAAAACGTGGAGATAAGCATGACATTTCACCATCTTCTGACCTGGTTCGCAAAAGCAAAAGGGTCCCTAAGAAGCGAACTCTTGAttctgatgatgaagatggtgaattaCTTTATCTTGAAAAACTTAAAGTGGCTAAAGCTGCACCAGAACAGCACATGGCTACTGACCAGCCTCTAGCTTATGGTTATGGTGAGGATGGTCTCAGGAAGAAGCTATCCAAGGTTTCTAAAAATAAGAGCACTCCTTATGAAGTGGACAACGACTTCACTATGTCACAATTTAGCAGAGATGTTAGGAAGAAGGTGAAACTGGAGGATACCAGTGATTTTATTGTAGAGGAGGAATTTGGGTTGGATGTGTCTGATAGATTAATTGAAGCTGATTCACCTTCGGGTGTAAAGATTGAAGCTCCTGGCCTAACAACAAGGCAGCGAGCCCTCCAAGGCAGGGGTGGCCATGGTGAAAGCATGATTGAATTTCCCGACGGGTTACcagctgctccatcatctagaa GGCAAAAGGATAAGCTTTCAGATGTGGAGATACAAGCCAAAAAAGCAGAAGTGGCTCAGAGGCGTAAGATGCAAGTAGAGAAGGCAGAGAGAGAGCAACAG GCTGAAGCaatgaggaaaatattggggattgacactgagaagaagaaggaagagaagaagCAGAAAGAACGTGAAGACAAG GAAAAGCAAGCAAAATTCGAGGAATATAAAAGAAGCTGCATCCAGTGCGTAATGCGACCAGAAGGAACAGTTGTTACATTCCCTGATACCATGGGCCTTCCTAGCATATTTAACTCCAAACCTATCAG CTACCCACCTCCAAGGGAGAAGTGCGCAGGCCCCTCGTGCCCAAACCCTTACAAGTACCGTGACTCCAAGACGAAGCTCCCGCTCTGCAGCCTGGAGTGCTACAAGGCCGTCCAGGGAGGCGCTGGGACGATGGCGTGCTGA